In a single window of the Elaeis guineensis isolate ETL-2024a chromosome 8, EG11, whole genome shotgun sequence genome:
- the LOC105049976 gene encoding phosphatidylinositol 4-kinase gamma 7 isoform X1, translating into MSPNLDSPVQTQMAVAVFNRTLSSECHGNKKSEGKPAGRRRVFVQTDTGCVVGIELDRGDNAHTVKRRLQLALNVPIEESSLTFGDRVLKNDLMGVRNDSPLLLTRNFLHRSSSTPCLSPTGREHQQRDQSGPIEILGCSSQCSRTKQLVKDAVKAIKSGVEPIPVHSGLGGAYYFRNSRGESIAIVKPTDEEPFAPNNPKGFVGKALGQPGLKRSVRVGETGFREVAAYLLDYDHFANVPPTILVKITHSVFHVNDGVNYANGKAHDRSQAVSKIASFQQFIPHDFDASDHGTSSFPVAAIHRIGMLDIRIFNTDRHAGNLLVRKLVGGTGRFGAQTELIPIDHGLCLPESLEDPYFEWIHWPQASIPFSEDELEYIANLDPVRDSDMLRMELPMIREACLRVLILSTIFLKEAAAFGLCLAEIGEMMSREFRGLEEEPSELEVVCIEARRLVAEREVFSPGAEPVDEDVIQFDIDCEDAEPVMPKTPPSYNFGFKGGCSRSLLSKLDESLEEEENNYNNEKSNVEEVTCFLPACHRFPNVSKLSTSLKGVSLTEKTPQYLGRVPKGNDTTVKTNNSGSGLRSGSRSAKEQLPASASFVNLADMGEEEWGLFLEKFQELLYGAFHGRKCGAAGQRQWQRLGASCQF; encoded by the coding sequence ATGTCTCCTAACTTGGACAGCCCTGTCCAGACCCAGATGGCAGTTGCAGTTTTCAACCGCACTCTCAGCAGTGAATGCCATGGGAACAAGAAAAGTGAGGGAAAGCCTGCAGGAAGGAGACGTGTGTTCGTCCAAACTGACACCGGCTGTGTCGTGGGTATTGAACTGGATCGTGGAGACAATGCCCACACTGTAAAGAGGAGGTTGCAATTGGCTCTTAATGTGCCCATTGAGGAGAGCTCACTTACATTTGGTGATCGAGTGTTGAAAAATGATCTAATGGGAGTTCGGAATGATTCCCCATTACTTCTCACGAGGAATTTTCTTCACAGGAGTTCTTCCACCCCATGTCTCTCCCCAACTGGAAGGGAACACCAGCAGAGAGATCAGAGTGGGCCAATTGAAATATTAGGGTGCTCAAGCCAATGCTCACGAACAAAACAGCTTGTTAAGGATGCAGTCAAAGCTATTAAAAGTGGTGTTGAACCCATCCCTGTTCACAGTGGGCTTGGGGGTGCCTACTACTTCAGGAACAGCAGAGGGGAGAGCATTGCTATCGTGAAGCCTACGGATGAGGAGCCATTTGCACCAAATAATCCGAAAGGTTTTGTTGGGAAAGCCCTTGGCCAACCAGGCCTGAAAAGATCAGTGCGGGTTGGTGAGACAGGGTTTAGGGAGGTTGCTGCATACCTCCTGGACTATGATCATTTTGCCAACGTTCCCCCAACAATCCTTGTAAAGATAACCCACTCAGTCTTCCATGTGAATGATGGGGTCAACTATGCAAATGGTAAGGCTCATGACAGGTCTCAAGCTGTCAGCAAGATTGCATCATTTCAGCAGTTTATCCCTCATGACTTCGATGCTAGTGATCATGGGACCTCTAGCTTTCCTGTTGCAGCTATACACAGGATTGGTATGCTTGATATTAGAATCTTCAACACAGACAGACATGCTGGGAACCTTCTAGTGAGGAAGCTTGTAGGTGGAACTGGTAGATTTGGGGCTCAGACAGAACTCATTCCAATAGATCATGGTCTCTGCCTGCCAGAGAGCTTGGAGGATCCTTATTTTGAATGGATCCACTGGCCACAGGCATCAATACCTTTCTCTGAGGATGAGCTTGAGTACATTGCTAATCTTGATCCAGTTAGAGATTCTGACATGCTTCGAATGGAGCTGCCTATGATCCGTGAAGCATGTCTAAGGGTTTTGATCCTTTCTACAATTTTTCTCAAGGAAGCAGCAGCGTTTGGGCTTTGCCTGGCAGAAATTGGTGAGATGATGAGCAGGGAGTTCAGGGGTTTGGAAGAAGAGCCTAGCGAGCTGGAGGTTGTGTGCATTGAGGCAAGGAGGTTAGTAGCTGAAAGAGAGGTATTTTCTCCAGGAGCTGAACCAGTAGATGAAGATGTAATACAGTTTGACATTGATTGTGAAGATGCTGAACCAGTGATGCCCAAAACACCACCATCCTACAATTTTGGGTTCAAGGGAGGGTGTTCCAGAAGCCTGCTTTCAAAATTAGATGAGAGCTTGGAAGAGGAGGAAAACAATTATAACAATGAAAAGAGCAATGTGGAAGAAGTTACTTGCTTTCTGCCTGCTTGCCATCGGTTTCCAAATGTTTCAAAGCTGTCCACATCATTGAAGGGTGTGAGCCTTACTGAAAAAACTCCACAATATCTAGGTCGTGTTCCAAAAGGGAATGATACTACAGTTAAAACTAACAATAGTGGCAGTGGACTTCGGAGTGGGAGCAGGAGCGCAAAGGAGCAGTTGCCTGCAAGTGCGAGCTTTGTGAATCTGGCAGACATGGGAGAGGAAGAGTGGGGGTTGTTCCTCGAGAAGTTCCAGGAGCTGCTGTATGGTGCGTTTCATGGCCGGAAGTGTGGAGCTGCTGGCCAGAGGCAATGGCAGAGGCTGGGTGCTTCTTGCCAGTTTTGA
- the LOC105049976 gene encoding phosphatidylinositol 4-kinase gamma 7 isoform X2: MAVAVFNRTLSSECHGNKKSEGKPAGRRRVFVQTDTGCVVGIELDRGDNAHTVKRRLQLALNVPIEESSLTFGDRVLKNDLMGVRNDSPLLLTRNFLHRSSSTPCLSPTGREHQQRDQSGPIEILGCSSQCSRTKQLVKDAVKAIKSGVEPIPVHSGLGGAYYFRNSRGESIAIVKPTDEEPFAPNNPKGFVGKALGQPGLKRSVRVGETGFREVAAYLLDYDHFANVPPTILVKITHSVFHVNDGVNYANGKAHDRSQAVSKIASFQQFIPHDFDASDHGTSSFPVAAIHRIGMLDIRIFNTDRHAGNLLVRKLVGGTGRFGAQTELIPIDHGLCLPESLEDPYFEWIHWPQASIPFSEDELEYIANLDPVRDSDMLRMELPMIREACLRVLILSTIFLKEAAAFGLCLAEIGEMMSREFRGLEEEPSELEVVCIEARRLVAEREVFSPGAEPVDEDVIQFDIDCEDAEPVMPKTPPSYNFGFKGGCSRSLLSKLDESLEEEENNYNNEKSNVEEVTCFLPACHRFPNVSKLSTSLKGVSLTEKTPQYLGRVPKGNDTTVKTNNSGSGLRSGSRSAKEQLPASASFVNLADMGEEEWGLFLEKFQELLYGAFHGRKCGAAGQRQWQRLGASCQF; this comes from the coding sequence ATGGCAGTTGCAGTTTTCAACCGCACTCTCAGCAGTGAATGCCATGGGAACAAGAAAAGTGAGGGAAAGCCTGCAGGAAGGAGACGTGTGTTCGTCCAAACTGACACCGGCTGTGTCGTGGGTATTGAACTGGATCGTGGAGACAATGCCCACACTGTAAAGAGGAGGTTGCAATTGGCTCTTAATGTGCCCATTGAGGAGAGCTCACTTACATTTGGTGATCGAGTGTTGAAAAATGATCTAATGGGAGTTCGGAATGATTCCCCATTACTTCTCACGAGGAATTTTCTTCACAGGAGTTCTTCCACCCCATGTCTCTCCCCAACTGGAAGGGAACACCAGCAGAGAGATCAGAGTGGGCCAATTGAAATATTAGGGTGCTCAAGCCAATGCTCACGAACAAAACAGCTTGTTAAGGATGCAGTCAAAGCTATTAAAAGTGGTGTTGAACCCATCCCTGTTCACAGTGGGCTTGGGGGTGCCTACTACTTCAGGAACAGCAGAGGGGAGAGCATTGCTATCGTGAAGCCTACGGATGAGGAGCCATTTGCACCAAATAATCCGAAAGGTTTTGTTGGGAAAGCCCTTGGCCAACCAGGCCTGAAAAGATCAGTGCGGGTTGGTGAGACAGGGTTTAGGGAGGTTGCTGCATACCTCCTGGACTATGATCATTTTGCCAACGTTCCCCCAACAATCCTTGTAAAGATAACCCACTCAGTCTTCCATGTGAATGATGGGGTCAACTATGCAAATGGTAAGGCTCATGACAGGTCTCAAGCTGTCAGCAAGATTGCATCATTTCAGCAGTTTATCCCTCATGACTTCGATGCTAGTGATCATGGGACCTCTAGCTTTCCTGTTGCAGCTATACACAGGATTGGTATGCTTGATATTAGAATCTTCAACACAGACAGACATGCTGGGAACCTTCTAGTGAGGAAGCTTGTAGGTGGAACTGGTAGATTTGGGGCTCAGACAGAACTCATTCCAATAGATCATGGTCTCTGCCTGCCAGAGAGCTTGGAGGATCCTTATTTTGAATGGATCCACTGGCCACAGGCATCAATACCTTTCTCTGAGGATGAGCTTGAGTACATTGCTAATCTTGATCCAGTTAGAGATTCTGACATGCTTCGAATGGAGCTGCCTATGATCCGTGAAGCATGTCTAAGGGTTTTGATCCTTTCTACAATTTTTCTCAAGGAAGCAGCAGCGTTTGGGCTTTGCCTGGCAGAAATTGGTGAGATGATGAGCAGGGAGTTCAGGGGTTTGGAAGAAGAGCCTAGCGAGCTGGAGGTTGTGTGCATTGAGGCAAGGAGGTTAGTAGCTGAAAGAGAGGTATTTTCTCCAGGAGCTGAACCAGTAGATGAAGATGTAATACAGTTTGACATTGATTGTGAAGATGCTGAACCAGTGATGCCCAAAACACCACCATCCTACAATTTTGGGTTCAAGGGAGGGTGTTCCAGAAGCCTGCTTTCAAAATTAGATGAGAGCTTGGAAGAGGAGGAAAACAATTATAACAATGAAAAGAGCAATGTGGAAGAAGTTACTTGCTTTCTGCCTGCTTGCCATCGGTTTCCAAATGTTTCAAAGCTGTCCACATCATTGAAGGGTGTGAGCCTTACTGAAAAAACTCCACAATATCTAGGTCGTGTTCCAAAAGGGAATGATACTACAGTTAAAACTAACAATAGTGGCAGTGGACTTCGGAGTGGGAGCAGGAGCGCAAAGGAGCAGTTGCCTGCAAGTGCGAGCTTTGTGAATCTGGCAGACATGGGAGAGGAAGAGTGGGGGTTGTTCCTCGAGAAGTTCCAGGAGCTGCTGTATGGTGCGTTTCATGGCCGGAAGTGTGGAGCTGCTGGCCAGAGGCAATGGCAGAGGCTGGGTGCTTCTTGCCAGTTTTGA